One window from the genome of Desulfovibrio psychrotolerans encodes:
- the qrcA gene encoding menaquinone reductase multiheme cytochrome c subunit QrcA, with product MADRHLHSANGNSAPSQFGGAAPFFVGLVVALILGWWAFPQVLFSKKHQPVHFSHKVHMEDAGMECSSCHYLREDGTFAGLPTTESCADCHSAPLGDHPEEIRFIEEYVNTGKQVEWLVYQKQPDNVFFSHAAHSMESCNTCHDFTETELCSSCHPNVAEMDEAPVYYENKLTKYSKQTMKMWACERCHAHPDHYGNTRSSNACFVCHK from the coding sequence ATGGCGGACAGGCATTTACATTCTGCCAACGGGAACAGCGCGCCCAGCCAATTCGGCGGCGCAGCCCCGTTCTTCGTAGGTCTGGTAGTGGCACTCATCTTAGGCTGGTGGGCCTTCCCGCAGGTGCTTTTCTCCAAAAAGCATCAGCCGGTCCATTTCAGCCATAAGGTGCACATGGAGGATGCGGGCATGGAATGTAGTTCCTGCCACTACCTCCGTGAAGACGGCACTTTCGCCGGGCTCCCCACCACGGAAAGCTGTGCAGACTGTCACAGCGCTCCTCTGGGTGACCATCCGGAGGAAATCCGTTTCATTGAAGAATACGTCAACACCGGTAAGCAGGTTGAATGGCTTGTCTATCAGAAGCAGCCGGACAACGTCTTCTTCAGCCATGCGGCTCACTCTATGGAATCATGCAATACATGTCATGATTTCACGGAGACCGAGCTTTGTTCTTCGTGCCACCCCAACGTGGCCGAAATGGACGAAGCCCCGGTTTACTATGAAAACAAGCTGACCAAGTACAGCAAGCAGACCATGAAGATGTGGGCCTGCGAGCGTTGCCATGCTCATCCCGATCATTACGGCAACACTCGCTCCAGCAACGCATGCTTCGTCTGCCATAAGTAA
- the rfbC gene encoding dTDP-4-dehydrorhamnose 3,5-epimerase, with the protein MKIVQTGIAGLVVLEPVVHGDHRGFFLETFRRDTLEQAGLPCNFVQDNHARSAEAGVLRGLHFQLPPATQAKLVWVTRGSVYDVAVDLRADSPTYGKWFAETLSASNFKRLLVPRGFAHGYMTLEPDTEFQYKVDAYYAPHLDAGIAYNDPTLAIPWPTPAGTSPILSEKDRHLPLLADFRTPFTL; encoded by the coding sequence TTGAAGATTGTGCAAACAGGCATTGCCGGCCTCGTGGTCCTGGAACCCGTGGTCCACGGCGACCACAGAGGCTTTTTTCTGGAAACCTTCCGCCGCGACACGCTGGAACAGGCGGGCCTGCCCTGCAACTTCGTGCAGGATAACCACGCCCGGTCAGCAGAGGCGGGCGTGCTGCGCGGCCTGCATTTCCAGCTCCCTCCGGCCACACAGGCAAAGCTGGTGTGGGTCACGCGCGGCTCGGTCTACGATGTGGCGGTAGACCTTCGTGCAGACTCCCCCACCTACGGCAAGTGGTTCGCAGAAACCCTTTCCGCCTCCAATTTCAAACGCCTGCTTGTCCCGCGCGGCTTTGCCCACGGCTACATGACCCTGGAACCGGATACAGAATTCCAGTACAAGGTAGACGCCTACTACGCCCCCCATCTGGACGCGGGCATCGCCTACAACGACCCCACCCTCGCCATCCCGTGGCCCACACCGGCAGGCACATCCCCCATCCTGTCCGAAAAAGACAGGCACCTCCCCCTCCTTGCAGATTTCCGCACCCCCTTCACCCTGTAA
- a CDS encoding ATP-binding protein: MSGHSPSEENVRTEAASGFGDDACALRLRLLQLEEENRALTETVERLQGDRQLLEDILNAIPDKLTVHDRQEHVVFSNWSEEDTYWENQGGERDGTACFGCYFRGEKFCDQCQVEEVFETRRQKIIELYNPKTREFRSITVFPVMRTDDDSTMVAEYVRDITATRKMERELRVAKEAADAANKAKSEFLASMSHEIRTPMNGVLGMLDLAMDTELDEEQREYLEAVQNSAESLLALINDILDFSKIEAGVVELDSQAFRLRKRLSALHTMFVHRAEERGLDFRFSVPDSVPDGLVGDPLRLRQILVNLLDNALKFTDAGRVELAVQVVDRHGGEAAGGVVLEFSVRDTGPGIMEAHQKRIFESFAQADGSFSRRHQGTGLGLAICKRLVELMGGAIALRSTPGKGAEFSFQVPFELAQFEEKAPKRAKGGEVSKAERTARGRILVAEDHPVNLMFIEKLLTKHGFTVRVVGDGTEVVPALREEQFDLILMDIAMPEMDGLAATRAVRAATGMKTPSSVPIIAMTAHAMKGDREQFLATGMDDYIGKPINSDNLLSLIFKHMQGKG, translated from the coding sequence ATGAGCGGACATTCACCATCTGAGGAAAACGTGCGCACGGAAGCTGCATCCGGCTTTGGAGATGATGCGTGCGCGCTGCGGCTGCGGTTGTTGCAACTGGAGGAGGAAAACCGCGCTCTTACGGAGACGGTTGAACGCCTGCAGGGTGACAGGCAGTTGCTGGAGGATATTCTGAACGCCATTCCTGACAAGCTGACCGTGCATGACCGGCAGGAGCACGTGGTTTTCAGCAACTGGAGCGAGGAAGACACCTACTGGGAGAATCAGGGAGGGGAGCGCGACGGCACCGCCTGTTTCGGCTGTTATTTCCGGGGGGAGAAGTTCTGCGACCAGTGCCAGGTGGAAGAGGTGTTTGAGACGCGCAGGCAGAAGATTATTGAGCTGTATAATCCCAAGACGAGGGAGTTTCGGTCTATCACGGTGTTTCCCGTTATGCGCACGGATGATGATTCGACCATGGTGGCGGAGTATGTGCGGGATATTACGGCAACACGTAAGATGGAGCGTGAGCTGCGCGTGGCAAAAGAGGCTGCGGACGCTGCCAACAAGGCCAAAAGCGAATTTCTGGCGTCTATGAGCCACGAGATACGAACGCCCATGAACGGCGTGCTGGGAATGCTTGATCTTGCCATGGACACCGAGCTGGATGAGGAGCAGCGCGAGTATCTGGAAGCGGTGCAGAATTCCGCAGAGTCGCTGCTGGCGCTGATAAACGATATTCTTGATTTTTCCAAGATTGAAGCGGGCGTGGTGGAGCTGGACAGTCAGGCGTTCCGGCTGCGCAAGCGTCTTTCTGCGCTGCACACCATGTTTGTGCACCGGGCGGAGGAGCGGGGGCTGGACTTCCGGTTTTCTGTGCCTGATTCCGTGCCGGACGGGCTGGTGGGCGACCCCTTGCGGCTGCGGCAGATACTGGTGAATCTGCTGGATAACGCGCTCAAGTTTACCGATGCGGGGCGCGTGGAGCTTGCCGTGCAGGTTGTGGACCGGCATGGAGGCGAGGCGGCGGGCGGCGTGGTGCTGGAATTTTCTGTGCGTGATACCGGGCCGGGGATTATGGAGGCGCATCAGAAACGGATATTCGAGAGTTTTGCGCAGGCGGATGGTTCGTTTTCGCGGCGGCATCAGGGCACGGGGCTTGGGCTTGCCATATGCAAGCGGCTGGTGGAGCTGATGGGCGGCGCCATTGCGCTGCGCAGTACGCCCGGCAAGGGGGCGGAGTTCAGTTTTCAGGTGCCGTTCGAGTTGGCGCAGTTTGAAGAGAAGGCTCCCAAGCGGGCAAAGGGGGGCGAGGTGTCCAAGGCTGAACGCACGGCGCGCGGGCGTATTCTTGTGGCTGAAGATCACCCCGTGAACCTGATGTTTATTGAAAAGCTGCTTACAAAGCATGGGTTTACCGTGCGTGTGGTGGGTGACGGCACAGAGGTTGTGCCTGCGCTGCGCGAGGAGCAGTTTGATCTTATTCTTATGGACATAGCCATGCCGGAGATGGACGGGCTGGCGGCAACCCGGGCGGTGCGGGCGGCAACGGGGATGAAGACGCCCTCTTCCGTGCCTATCATCGCCATGACGGCTCATGCGATGAAGGGAGACAGGGAGCAGTTTCTGGCGACGGGCATGGACGATTACATTGGCAAGCCCATCAATTCGGATAATTTGCTCAGCCTGATTTTTAAGCATATGCAGGGCAAGGGGTAG
- a CDS encoding Arm DNA-binding domain-containing protein: MYRITDSDGLCLEVPPKGKKRWRFRYIFAGKRGMLSLGTYPEISLQEVERKETTFVSWLPRG, translated from the coding sequence ATGTACCGGATAACGGACAGTGACGGTCTATGTCTGGAGGTGCCTCCGAAGGGAAAGAAGCGGTGGCGGTTCCGATACATTTTTGCTGGCAAGCGTGGGATGCTTTCTCTTGGAACGTATCCTGAAATCAGTTTGCAGGAGGTAGAGAGAAAAGAAACGACCTTCGTAAGCTGGTTGCCAAGGGGATAG
- a CDS encoding tyrosine-type recombinase/integrase → MALEWFAHNSKRSEKDKQTVMGRIQRHILPALGSMAYDDVTAQHVRDMVQRIAGRGKVDVARRCCDLVNQIYKYGIVTGKTEKNPAAYVKAVLPAQSQTLKHHAALTDPKEVGRLMRSIEEFQGTFVVKCALQIAAYTFLRSSEIRKAPWSEIDFESRLWRIPAERMKRNNPHLVPLSDQAISVLRELHPLTQNADFIFPSVRTDSKPLSENTLNVALRGMGFSKEQMTLHGFRAMASSLLNERGYSSDWIEKQLAHTERNKVRAAYNRADFLQDRIRMMQAWADYLDHLRDGGKVIPFPVKVTSDGS, encoded by the coding sequence TTGGCCCTTGAATGGTTTGCCCATAACTCCAAGCGGAGTGAGAAGGACAAGCAAACGGTAATGGGTAGGATACAACGGCATATCCTGCCTGCGCTTGGCAGCATGGCCTATGACGATGTCACCGCGCAGCATGTACGAGATATGGTGCAGCGGATTGCAGGGCGGGGAAAGGTTGATGTCGCCCGTCGATGCTGTGACCTTGTGAACCAGATTTACAAGTACGGTATCGTGACGGGCAAGACCGAGAAGAATCCTGCGGCGTATGTGAAGGCGGTACTGCCAGCACAAAGTCAGACCTTGAAACATCATGCGGCGTTGACTGACCCCAAAGAAGTGGGGCGGCTGATGCGTTCTATTGAAGAGTTTCAGGGAACATTTGTCGTTAAGTGCGCCTTACAGATTGCGGCCTATACCTTTCTGAGGTCGTCTGAAATACGCAAAGCCCCTTGGTCTGAGATCGACTTTGAAAGCCGCTTGTGGCGAATCCCCGCCGAGCGGATGAAACGAAACAACCCCCACCTTGTTCCGCTTTCCGATCAGGCAATTTCGGTTTTGCGGGAACTGCACCCCCTCACACAAAACGCGGACTTCATCTTTCCAAGCGTCCGCACTGATTCCAAGCCCCTGTCAGAAAATACGCTGAACGTTGCCTTGCGTGGCATGGGATTCAGCAAAGAGCAAATGACCCTGCATGGATTCAGGGCAATGGCCTCAAGCCTGTTGAACGAGCGCGGCTATTCTTCGGACTGGATAGAGAAGCAGCTTGCCCATACCGAAAGAAACAAGGTTCGGGCGGCATACAACCGGGCGGACTTCCTTCAGGATAGAATACGCATGATGCAGGCTTGGGCTGACTATCTCGACCACCTGAGAGACGGGGGCAAGGTGATTCCTTTCCCTGTAAAGGTTACTAGCGATGGGAGTTGA
- a CDS encoding helix-turn-helix transcriptional regulator codes for MKMSIPTNGFLRLKHVLQIIPISKTAWWNGVKDGRYPKPVKLAERTTAWRAEDIQALIAKIGGEAGKREVQ; via the coding sequence ATGAAAATGAGTATTCCCACAAACGGCTTTCTTCGCTTGAAGCATGTCTTGCAGATCATCCCCATCAGCAAGACCGCATGGTGGAACGGTGTAAAGGACGGCAGATACCCCAAGCCTGTTAAGCTGGCAGAACGCACAACAGCTTGGAGGGCTGAGGACATTCAGGCGTTGATCGCCAAGATCGGCGGCGAAGCTGGCAAACGTGAGGTGCAATAA
- a CDS encoding DUF927 domain-containing protein: MSKIDFDSINSAARSSFERVLANLLPDGRIEGGEYVARNPTRADSRPGSFKVNIATGMWSDFATGDSGNDPVNLYAYVKGMKQSEAARELAKMVGVAPTTDTGICTIRTAQRARENGGAQRKSKSDWLPIVPVPDDAPAPPRTHFRHGAPAATWPYKDQNGALLGYVCRFDVEGGKQVLPLIFCSQRDNRQWRWQSWSVPRPLYGLDTLAAAPEASVLIVEGEKAAEAAGVLSNNTMVVITWPGGSKAISKIDWNPLKGRRVCIWPDNDEPGFKAALDIASKAQEVGFTLVGVVLPSADWEKAADIADFASQWTTTDFHQEIKTRKVDVEVFRAEASKRYDIDGGSTAPSQNNSLQFLLRTDGVYFVGHDEDGIPKPPEWVCSPLKVLARTRDEEGKNWGRLLEIVDPDGKTHTWAMPMDMTAGNGDTYRGQLLSFGLRLAAGKYGKSRLHMYLTQYETVGRARCVSRNGWHSGCFVLPDKTYGDTAGEHVVYQGLLHENLFREQGSLADWQENVGCYCVGNSRFAFAVSAAFAGPLLKLVHGEGGGFHFYGGSSVGKTTIVEVAGSVCGGGGDKGFVKQWRSTDNALEGLAYLHNDGLLVLDEVGQAQAKVAGETAYMLANGQGKSRASKTGAARNVATWCLVFLSTGELTMADKIAEDGRKAMAGQSVRVVDIPADAGKGMKTLEALHTFASGGELANHFKAASKRFYGTPLRAFLSTLTSEPEKAAQRVTQHMEAFCKRYVPDGADGQVSRVARRFGLVAAAGELATEYSVLPWPTGEATRAAATCFAAWLNCRGGVGSAELSAGIEQVVSFFQAHGASRFEDTETDTLRTVINRVGYLKTIRGERCFCVFPSAFRREVCNGYDSSMLAKALADKRLLYADKGRNTKNVWVDGKTVAFVVLSYSILGVNDANGVNAVESIEENSLTLPEAEVRSARRNAGDGAEPSHSSHVPCMNREGEMDGNSNALHAIHSLHTENSQSENKKTHPDSPSPANIQEGRDWHYAEDGTKRVAII, translated from the coding sequence ATGAGTAAGATTGATTTTGATTCGATCAACTCCGCTGCCCGTTCCAGCTTTGAAAGAGTTCTTGCCAACTTACTACCCGATGGACGGATTGAAGGCGGCGAATATGTGGCCCGTAATCCTACCCGCGCCGACTCCCGTCCCGGTTCATTCAAGGTGAACATTGCAACCGGCATGTGGTCCGACTTCGCTACCGGGGACAGCGGCAACGACCCTGTGAACCTGTATGCTTACGTTAAAGGCATGAAGCAGAGTGAAGCGGCACGGGAGCTTGCAAAAATGGTTGGCGTTGCCCCCACCACGGACACAGGAATATGCACAATCCGCACAGCGCAACGCGCGAGAGAAAACGGCGGTGCCCAACGCAAGAGCAAGTCGGATTGGTTGCCCATTGTCCCAGTGCCGGATGATGCCCCCGCGCCACCCCGTACCCATTTCCGACATGGTGCCCCCGCCGCAACGTGGCCCTATAAAGACCAGAACGGGGCATTGCTTGGGTATGTCTGCCGTTTTGATGTGGAAGGAGGAAAACAGGTTCTCCCCCTTATCTTTTGCAGCCAAAGGGATAACAGGCAATGGCGGTGGCAATCGTGGAGCGTCCCTCGTCCGTTGTACGGCCTTGATACTCTGGCGGCGGCACCTGAAGCCTCCGTCCTGATCGTGGAGGGGGAGAAGGCCGCCGAAGCAGCAGGGGTACTCTCTAATAATACCATGGTTGTGATAACGTGGCCCGGCGGTTCCAAGGCAATTAGTAAGATTGACTGGAATCCCCTCAAGGGACGGCGTGTGTGCATCTGGCCTGACAATGATGAGCCGGGATTCAAGGCCGCGTTGGATATTGCCAGCAAAGCGCAAGAGGTCGGCTTTACACTCGTTGGCGTGGTGCTTCCATCTGCTGATTGGGAGAAGGCAGCAGATATTGCCGACTTCGCCTCACAGTGGACGACTACCGACTTCCATCAGGAGATCAAGACCCGCAAGGTTGATGTGGAAGTATTCAGGGCGGAGGCCAGCAAGCGGTATGACATTGATGGGGGAAGCACTGCCCCCAGCCAGAACAATAGCTTGCAATTCCTTCTACGGACTGACGGCGTGTACTTTGTAGGCCATGATGAAGATGGCATACCCAAGCCCCCGGAATGGGTTTGTTCGCCCTTGAAAGTGCTTGCCCGAACCAGAGATGAGGAAGGCAAGAATTGGGGGCGATTGCTTGAAATTGTTGATCCTGACGGCAAGACTCATACATGGGCAATGCCTATGGATATGACTGCCGGAAACGGAGATACGTATCGGGGCCAATTGCTGAGCTTTGGTTTGCGGCTTGCGGCAGGGAAATATGGAAAGAGCCGGTTGCACATGTATCTTACTCAATACGAAACCGTTGGCCGTGCCCGGTGCGTCTCTCGAAACGGTTGGCACTCCGGCTGCTTTGTCCTTCCCGACAAGACCTATGGCGACACGGCTGGGGAGCATGTCGTCTATCAAGGTCTACTCCATGAAAACCTGTTCCGAGAGCAAGGCTCGTTGGCGGACTGGCAGGAAAACGTAGGCTGCTACTGTGTCGGGAATAGTCGCTTTGCCTTTGCGGTTTCGGCGGCATTCGCTGGCCCCTTGCTCAAGCTGGTGCATGGGGAGGGTGGAGGCTTCCACTTCTACGGCGGTTCATCTGTCGGCAAGACAACCATTGTCGAAGTTGCCGGGAGCGTGTGCGGAGGTGGCGGAGACAAGGGCTTCGTCAAACAGTGGAGAAGCACGGACAATGCTCTTGAAGGCTTGGCGTATCTTCACAATGACGGTCTGCTGGTTCTTGATGAAGTAGGTCAGGCCCAAGCAAAGGTTGCGGGAGAAACGGCCTACATGCTCGCAAACGGGCAGGGAAAAAGCCGTGCCTCAAAGACCGGCGCAGCTCGCAATGTGGCGACATGGTGCCTTGTGTTCTTGAGCACTGGCGAACTGACCATGGCGGACAAAATAGCCGAAGATGGGCGAAAGGCTATGGCGGGGCAGTCGGTGCGCGTGGTCGATATTCCCGCCGATGCTGGCAAGGGAATGAAGACCCTTGAAGCCCTGCACACCTTTGCCAGTGGTGGCGAACTTGCCAACCACTTCAAGGCCGCTTCCAAACGCTTCTACGGCACTCCCCTACGGGCGTTCCTGTCTACCCTGACCAGTGAGCCGGAAAAAGCAGCACAGCGCGTCACGCAGCATATGGAAGCCTTTTGCAAGCGGTATGTGCCTGATGGAGCAGACGGGCAGGTTAGCCGGGTGGCCCGCAGATTTGGACTTGTCGCTGCCGCTGGCGAACTGGCAACCGAGTATAGTGTCCTCCCGTGGCCCACAGGTGAAGCAACCAGAGCCGCCGCAACGTGTTTTGCCGCATGGCTGAATTGTCGTGGCGGAGTCGGGAGCGCGGAGCTATCGGCGGGGATTGAACAAGTTGTGAGCTTCTTCCAAGCGCACGGGGCGTCACGATTCGAAGATACAGAGACGGACACTCTGCGGACGGTTATCAACCGAGTGGGCTACCTGAAGACGATTAGGGGCGAACGGTGTTTCTGTGTGTTCCCTTCCGCATTCAGACGGGAGGTGTGTAACGGATACGATTCGTCCATGTTGGCAAAGGCACTTGCCGACAAGAGATTGCTCTACGCTGACAAGGGCAGGAACACAAAGAACGTTTGGGTTGATGGTAAAACAGTTGCGTTCGTTGTTCTGTCCTATAGCATTTTGGGTGTGAATGATGCGAATGGTGTGAATGCTGTAGAAAGCATTGAAGAAAACTCCTTAACACTGCCCGAAGCCGAAGTGCGAAGTGCGCGAAGGAACGCCGGGGATGGTGCTGAGCCTTCACATTCTTCGCATGTACCATGCATGAATCGTGAAGGGGAAATGGACGGTAATTCCAATGCCCTTCACGCGATTCACAGCCTTCACACTGAAAATAGCCAATCCGAGAATAAAAAAACGCATCCCGACAGTCCCAGCCCCGCCAATATTCAGGAAGGCAGAGATTGGCATTACGCTGAAGACGGTACAAAACGGGTGGCGATCATATGA
- a CDS encoding type I restriction-modification system subunit M produces the protein MTTHAVLTQQQLERHLWGAADILRGKIDSSDYKHYIFGLLFFKRLSDVWEEEYEQRMKEFGDHEMAADPDEHRFHIPAGSFWGDVRKVATNIGEELNKSFHAIEDANQRLLGVFQDVDFNNKERFPDATLERLLQHFDRFRLRRCDVTADMLGNAYEYLIAQFADDAGKKGGEFYTPKQVVKLIVEVLEPEPNMSIYDPTCGSGGMLLEAFHYIERKGGNAKSLRMFGQEMNLNTWAICKMNLFLHDKDDGDIKRGDTLRDPKHLVGESRSLMTFDRVIANPPFSLKEWGNEIWSKGDPFQRDKYGCPPKSYGDLAFVQHMVASLNENGRMGVVLPHGILFRSGAEGTIREGLLRDDLVEAVIGLANNLFYGTGIPACVLVLNRNKPQERKGKVLIVNGEKEFKEGKNQNSLSDENVQRMVGAFKAFADEEMFARVVELDEIAGNDWNLNIARYVDTNPPAEKIDTAAELRKLKELTAKRDAAEAVMMRYLEELGYE, from the coding sequence ATGACGACACACGCCGTACTGACACAGCAGCAGCTTGAGCGCCATCTCTGGGGCGCAGCAGATATCCTCCGTGGCAAGATCGACAGCTCGGACTACAAGCACTACATCTTCGGGCTTCTCTTCTTCAAACGTCTCTCCGATGTGTGGGAGGAAGAGTACGAACAGCGCATGAAGGAGTTCGGCGACCACGAAATGGCAGCCGACCCTGACGAGCACCGCTTCCACATCCCTGCGGGGAGCTTTTGGGGGGATGTGCGCAAGGTTGCCACCAACATCGGGGAAGAATTGAATAAGTCCTTCCATGCCATTGAAGATGCCAACCAGCGACTGCTGGGTGTGTTTCAGGACGTGGACTTCAACAACAAGGAACGCTTCCCCGATGCCACGCTGGAGAGGCTGCTCCAGCATTTCGATAGGTTCCGCTTACGCCGTTGCGATGTCACGGCGGATATGCTCGGTAATGCCTACGAATATCTTATCGCCCAGTTCGCGGATGATGCGGGTAAGAAGGGTGGCGAGTTCTACACCCCCAAGCAGGTAGTGAAGCTCATTGTGGAGGTTCTGGAGCCTGAACCCAACATGAGCATCTACGACCCCACCTGTGGCTCCGGCGGTATGCTGCTGGAAGCCTTCCATTATATTGAACGCAAGGGCGGCAATGCCAAGTCGTTGCGTATGTTCGGGCAGGAAATGAACCTGAACACATGGGCCATCTGCAAGATGAATCTGTTCCTGCATGATAAGGATGATGGCGACATCAAGCGCGGTGATACCCTGCGCGACCCCAAGCATCTGGTGGGCGAAAGCAGGTCGCTGATGACCTTTGACCGCGTTATCGCCAACCCGCCCTTCTCGCTGAAGGAATGGGGGAACGAGATATGGTCCAAGGGTGACCCCTTCCAGCGCGACAAGTACGGCTGCCCGCCCAAGTCCTACGGCGACCTTGCCTTTGTGCAGCACATGGTAGCCAGCCTGAACGAGAACGGGCGCATGGGCGTGGTGCTGCCCCATGGCATTCTGTTCCGCAGCGGTGCGGAAGGGACGATACGCGAAGGCCTGTTGCGGGATGATCTGGTAGAGGCCGTTATCGGGCTTGCCAACAACCTCTTCTACGGTACGGGCATCCCCGCCTGTGTGCTGGTGCTGAACCGGAACAAGCCGCAGGAGCGTAAGGGCAAGGTGCTCATTGTAAACGGCGAGAAGGAATTCAAGGAAGGCAAGAACCAGAACTCACTGAGTGATGAGAACGTGCAGCGCATGGTTGGGGCTTTTAAGGCGTTCGCGGATGAAGAGATGTTCGCCCGTGTGGTGGAGCTGGATGAGATTGCGGGGAATGATTGGAACCTGAACATTGCACGGTATGTGGATACCAACCCTCCGGCAGAGAAGATTGATACGGCGGCGGAGCTGCGGAAGCTGAAGGAACTGACGGCGAAGCGTGATGCAGCGGAAGCGGTGATGATGCGGTATCTGGAGGAGTTGGGGTATGAGTAG
- a CDS encoding restriction endonuclease subunit S — MSRVPDGWSEGVVSDFIDVNPRRSIPKDMIVPFVEMAAVEPESPSICFLSERLASSSGAKFRDGDTLFARITPCAENGKGAYVQGVGDYAQGSTEFIVLAPKRGVDGKYTYYLSKSAAVHGYAIAKMEGTSGRQRVPNRVFDEISVALPPLPEQKKIAAILSSVDDAIAATQAAIDQTRKVKEGLLQDLIIQDSCARSVLLDEVATRKTGHTPKKQHDEYWNGGVKWISLQDSKNLDKVYISETAVEISDAGLANSSAVLLPENTVVLSRDAGVGKSAIMNEPMAVSQHFVAWICGDRLDYHYLYYWLQKMKPVFESVAMGSTIKTIGMPFFKKMKISLPSMSKQVEAARLLLATDMAIAKHEGIILKLRDVKRGLMQDLLSGSVRVTTP, encoded by the coding sequence ATGAGTAGGGTGCCGGATGGGTGGAGTGAAGGGGTTGTTTCGGATTTTATAGATGTGAATCCGAGGCGTTCTATTCCAAAGGACATGATCGTACCCTTTGTCGAGATGGCGGCTGTTGAGCCGGAGTCACCTTCCATTTGTTTCTTGTCTGAGCGGTTGGCTTCGTCCTCAGGGGCCAAATTTAGGGACGGGGATACGTTGTTCGCGCGTATTACTCCCTGTGCTGAGAACGGCAAGGGGGCCTACGTTCAGGGCGTAGGGGACTATGCTCAGGGGTCAACAGAATTCATTGTGCTGGCTCCCAAACGGGGAGTTGATGGTAAGTATACATATTACCTATCAAAGTCTGCTGCTGTTCATGGATATGCTATTGCCAAAATGGAAGGCACCTCTGGAAGGCAGCGCGTTCCTAACAGGGTCTTTGACGAAATTAGTGTGGCTCTCCCCCCCCTCCCAGAACAAAAGAAAATCGCCGCCATCCTCAGCAGCGTGGATGATGCCATTGCCGCTACACAGGCCGCCATAGACCAGACCCGCAAGGTCAAGGAAGGCTTGCTGCAAGACCTGATTATTCAAGACTCATGTGCGAGGAGTGTTTTGTTGGACGAAGTGGCAACTCGGAAGACAGGGCATACCCCAAAGAAGCAACATGATGAGTACTGGAATGGAGGAGTGAAATGGATATCTCTTCAGGATTCGAAAAATCTAGACAAGGTCTATATTTCAGAGACTGCTGTAGAGATAAGCGATGCGGGGCTGGCAAATTCATCTGCTGTTCTGCTGCCAGAGAACACGGTTGTTCTGTCGCGTGATGCTGGTGTTGGTAAAAGCGCAATCATGAATGAGCCAATGGCAGTAAGTCAGCACTTCGTTGCATGGATATGTGGTGATAGGCTGGATTATCACTATCTTTACTATTGGTTGCAGAAGATGAAACCAGTGTTTGAAAGTGTTGCGATGGGGAGTACTATCAAAACCATCGGCATGCCATTTTTTAAGAAGATGAAAATTTCTTTGCCTTCGATGTCTAAACAGGTCGAGGCTGCAAGGCTGTTGTTGGCTACTGATATGGCTATTGCAAAACACGAAGGAATAATTTTGAAATTACGAGATGTTAAGCGTGGCCTCATGCAAGACCTTCTCTCCGGCTCTGTCCGCGTCACAACGCCATAG